The DNA segment CGCTCATACACTGTACATGTGCGCTCACGCGcagtctgtcaatcaaacatgcacgcCATCGCAATCTCACTTGAGAGTTACTCAAGACGGCGTGAATCGGTAAAGGGGGCAAACAAATCTTTGTGACTTCGATGAAGGACCTTTGGCGCTAATAATGGATATATCGCTCTTGTTTTTTaacacatctctggtgtatgtgatgttgaactCTCATGGTGTTTGTCagttgacaatcacagtgacaacagcactgatctatATCAGGAAATTGAGCTGTTACAccccttatgtttaaaataattactaaaaggatagttcacccaaaaataaaatgatctcatcatttcttcatgccatcacagatgtgtatgacttctgcagaacacaaataacgatttttagaagaatgtttaagCTCTGTTGGCCCATACACAGCAAGTGAATGGTTGTCAGAACTtggaagcaccaaaaagcacatgaaggcagcataaaaataatccataagactccagtggttaaatctacagtatgtatgtcttcagaagtgatataataggtgtggatgagaaacggatacatatttaagtcctttttttactataaatctccacttttgcatctgtaagtcacatgtggcacctgtttagtttcactttcacatctgaaagtgaaagtggagatttatagtaaaaaaagccaaggacttaaatattgatctgagctgatacatttttttcttaaaaatataatttgtcttcagaagaaagacaAACTCCTAAAAAACTcaaatttgtaggtgaactatcCCGCTAATTAATATACAATATCATGAAAATTAAGAGTGTGGCCCTCGGgggtacagggatccagctttaCAGCCCCTGACATTTCCGAAGTTGAGTAGCCCACTGAAGACCACTGATGTTAAAGTGTTCTAATCTGAAACCTGttctaaaatctttttttttttttaaagagattttgcCTTCTTGCCTTCCAAAATACTGTCATGTATTATCAACAGTGTATAAATACTGTTCTGTTAGAGAATTACTTGGAGCGTCTACTTGTATAACAATAATCCAAATCAAGGAAATTTAAATTATGCTTGTGTTGGTTTCCTATACTGAGTTGGTGGTATCATTGAATGCCCTGTCTCCATTTAAGTCATTTCAAGAAATACATAATGAATCACATTAATAGTGACCAATAGTGACACTCAATCCAATTCAATTTCCAAAagtaataaaatgcataaatggcTTGAACTGTACAAGTTTAATTGTCATACCCATATGATGGTGTTTACATCAGTAACTAGAACACTCTGTATAGCTCATTCCAGAAGGATTACACTAACAGTATCTTCTAGAGTTGTATGAGATTTTTAAAACCTCTTACGACACTCATGACTACAAAATATTCTCCTTTAACACCACACCTGCACGTGTGCCAGTATTCCACCTGTCTCCAAGGTCCTGCAGGCACTCCGGGAAAAGATGGAAATCCAGGTGTTAATGGAATTCCAGGCTCTCCGGGTGTCCCTGGTCGGGATGGTGCGAAAGGGCAGAAGGGTGACTGTGTGACGGAGAAGTTTGAAGAGCCATGGAAACCCAATTACAAGCAGTGCGCCTGGAACTCCCTCAACTATGGCATTGACCTGGGGAAAATTACTGTAAGAGGCCACATTGTTGTGATTTTTATCTCTAGTATCACTAAAGTACCATGATGCTTTTGTGGTACTATATTAACATATTTTTGGACATAttctatggtaataccatggtattttctgAAATACCTACCTTGTAAATTCCAAGgttgtacaaaattcagaatataAGAAGAACGGCTTTCATTGAATTCAtgagttggagtttgaattcaaTTGTCCATGCAAAACAGTACATTAAATTGGAAGTAGTGTTTGAATGgcaggaagaggaatttactgaagtgcaattcaaagaaattcagcaCAGTGTCACACATACATTTTgtgacaaaacataaataataacatCATAAATCTTGACTAATAGTGCCAATTTGTTCCCTGATatacaaaatttatattttgcaaaTGATTAGACATATTACAAATTTAATACGCTCATATCAAATCAAGTTTAATATAAAGCAATCtaaacatattttcattttgcTGTACAGCACCACAAAATATCTAACacaaatattgacattttaatctattaaaaaaaatacgttattaaatataatgagtatatacttatatatatatacacacacacagttgtgctcaaaagtttgcataccctggcagaaattgtgaaattttggcattgattttgaaaatatgactgatcattcaAAAAactgccacaactgccagaagaattgttcgggatacaaagaaaaacccacaggtaacctcaggagaaatacaggctgctctggaaaaagacggtgtggttgcttcaaggagcacaatacttgttgacccctctccaaacatagcgcttatggttgtgaaattaagctctattttggtctcgtcactccaaattacagtgtgccagaagctgtgaggcgtgtcaaggtgttgtctggcatattgtaaccgggttttttggggcattggcgcagtaaaggcttctttctggcaacttgaccatgcagctcatttttgttcaagtattgtcgtattgtgctccttgaaacaaccacaccgtctttttccagagcagcctgtatttctcctgaggttacctgtaggtttttctttgtacccagaacaattcttctggcagttgtggctgaaaactttcttggtctacctgaccttggcttggtatcaagagatccccacaacagtactgactggcattttcaaggctttggatatctttttatatccctttccatctttataatgttccattaccttgttacgcaggtcttttgacagttcttttctgctccccatggctcagtatctagcctgctcagtgcatccacgtgagagctaacaaactcactgactatttatacacagacactaattgcaatttaaaaagccacaggtgtgggaaattaacatttaattgccatttaaacctgtgtgtgtcaccttgtgtgtctgtaacaaggccaaacattcaagggtatgtaacctttagatcagggccatttgggtgatttctgttaccattatgatttaaaaaggagccaaacaactgtttcatgtgatcactatccttaaataaaaaacagtttttttgcatgatcagacatattttcaaaatcaatgccaaaatttcacaatttctgctagggtatgcaaacttttgagcacaactgtatatgtgtgtgtatatatatatatatatatatatatatatatatatatatatatatatatatatatatatatacacacacacacacacacacatacatataaatatttatagatGGCATTTAAATTCAAATATTGATTATTACTTATCTAATGTACCTGGAAATCCCCCATATGTTGTGTGTATGATAACATATTTGTGGAAAAAAACAGCAGTTATATTAATATCTATAAATTTAActccatattaatttattcaattaattCTCTTGTTTAATTCTAAGTGGTGCACAACCAAGATAAATaatatggtacatgaatatggatGGTGATCACTCAGTACCATGATTTATATTAAAGTATTATGTTAAAATCATCTGACAACATCACTTTACCACAGTACCTCGACAGTACTCTTTTAAAAgagtatttattgttttattcttCTGTAGAAGAGGTGGTGTGACCAAGGCATCACATTTATCAGATTGTGTTGTGTTACTGTCCTCAGGAATGTACATTCACTAAGAAGCATGCAGACAGCTCTTTACGAGTGTTGTTCAGTGGATCTCTCAGGCTGAAGTGTAAGACAGCTTGTTGCCAGCGCTGGTACTTCACTTTTAATGGGGCAGAATGCACTGCTCCACTGCCAGTAGAGTCCATCATTTACCTGGATCAGGGCAGTCCAGAACTCAACTCCACCATTAACATACACAGAACCACATCAGGTAAGAAACAACTTGTTTACTCTGGATAAGTGACATCTGATCTGTAAGTCTGACAAGACtagagctgtgtcccaaatgacacactttacactatgcacttataaAATATACTATGTACTCagtcatgtagtgtatgaattttcaaagtgaagTTTCattccaaatggaacacttaacagttttttactacacggaagcatttgccgcttaacagctgacggaagtgacgtttcaaatgcacgtgatgtgttgcagctagctttagcgtgttagccaacctcatttcaacacttgtatcttaaacaacgtacatattcacacagcttgggtgatggtaaagcaatGATGTTTGGAGACATTTGGAGacatttatcatattatttatgtttattatggtcCAAAATGTTGGGCCATTTGCCGCAATGTCTGCTTTCAAATTCGGTGTATGAGTGTGGTGGCTCGTCTCGGTGGCGGAGCCATTACCCGCTTCCCCATCCAATAGTGGCGCTGACGAGGGAGGAAGTTGATCCGAGACCCGTGTGgaccttttttcttaaattatgatgCCATATTTTAAAGCTTGTGACATTGTACATGCTGCTGCAACATTTCCTTAACCTCCTTGATCGGTCCTGTGTACTAACGATCTTCAGCTAAGTTCAGAATCCATCATGGTGGACAAAATTAATCGCAGGTGACCGTTTTAATCACGGGTTAAAAGTTTAATAAACTGCATTTCAAATTAAGTGGTGCTGTCAGAGAGCAAgagtgagacaaagagacccaagagcagaggaacagttcaaaggatttattaacaataaataataacttCCACTGTGCTGGCCAAGACTGAGGATCCCGGCACTGGCTGCAGTTGCTGGGAGGAGTATGAGGATGTGTGTGCACAATGGACAAATCTGTgaatagtgtgttcgtaggcgagtGTGTGCGATGTGGAAGTCAGAAGCAGATTCCTAGGAATCCTGCAAGACATGAGgtagagaaaataacaaaacacacagaacaaaccGACAAAttcaccggagccgtgacaggTGCCATacaactcaaattaaaataaaacttagatcaacaaaccctggattagctctaaactctgcttaatttaatccttattAGTGCAACCCACCCTTAGTCTCTTAACCATGATGCATCACAGCTCTTGTGCTACAAGGAAAGTCTCTTGTCTCTGAATGCTACAGATTGTTTTGTATGTATTAATTACAGCAGATAAgggtatttataaatgtataatttaccCTCAGGGCACAATAAAGAAAGTCTGTTTATCTCtgtatttcaaatagttttttttttaaattattattattacagtattattGGTTCAAGATGGTCATGAGAGTAGAGTAGAATTTTGCAAAAGGCAAAGGTGGTTTGTTGGTTTTAGCTAGTCTTCAGTTTATCactcaaaacccctctaaaaccatcaaaccagaccgggctggaagaccagcttagGCTTTTGGCTAGTTTAACAAGTTTTCTCAACAGATGCGGCAAGAACATGATTGTTGACTGACTAACCCATTGTTGACTTGTTTTATTGGTCTTGTTTCAGTTGAAGGTTTATGTGAAGGTATTCGTAAAGGCTTGGTAGATGTTGCTATCTGGTTGGGTACCTGTGGCGACTATCCCCATGGCGACGCTTCCACTGGATGGAATTCTGTTTCCAGGATGATCATAGAAGAACTTCCTCTGAGCAGCTGAGTCCTTCACAATCTTCAAGAAACATCACGACTCCTCAACAAACACTTTAAATTAAAGGACTAGtacacccaaaaagaaaattctgtcatcatttactcatcctcatgtgttTTGAAAgcagtatgctgttattttttctgtggacaAAAGGAGTTATTAAGCTGCTCTTTTCAATAGAAGTTAATGGTAACTAGGgttgtcaagcaagattttcattgaataatgacttaaatttcagactGCTCCTCATACAAAatgcatagtaaaaaaaaatcctgttgtttaaaaaaaaaaaaaaactggcagctgtggttgccagaataattatgtaaaaaatacagtaaaaatgtaaacaactttacagaacaacctgtaatttttacagttttaaactgttgtaatttacatgaccacgcaggcactgtaaaaaaaaaaaaaaaggtcataaacttgatattaaccttctgaaactgtataaATCTGCTtgttactttataaggtattgttaatcaccttaaaaattacagaagagcgcatgatgacatgaagttcaccaatagtggctattccaggagcaatgaccaataaccatgtagagacagtgctcactgtcactcacacaaacactaaacaccatcagggtaacacatgtgaaatttaatgcagtaaacattaactaaactacattaaatataaaacagaacaccccaatgtacgtaattGATATTAAAagtaagaagaaacataactattcccataaaatataatgaaatatgatgggtcatgcagggaattatgggaacgcccgattattgttttttactgtaattttaacaataatttactgtaaagaaaagtacatgtactctcttgtaaaacaatgtaaatttttgccattaattatacaggaaaatcatactttttacatctaaaaattgacagttaatactcattaatcaattaaaaaaaaattctgtagcatttttacagtcttttactgttaaaattacagactttttttacagtgtgtcatATGGTTTTGGACTTGGAATATGGCGTACAACTCTTATGGGCTTAATGGTTTTGGGTTTATGGtactttattgtcatttttggcaGCGGAGGCCCCCAAACacaacacattttggatgtctcccttataATCAAAAACACcttattcaactcatcagctcgttagtagaGAGACCTGAAATGAGTGTGTCAGATAAAAAAGACATACAAAAGGTGTACCATCATTGCatgtaaaagagcagctcagacatgtTAAACTTTTAAACCTCTTGTTTTATGCTCCATGGAAGTaaggaagtcatacagatttggatcaacacgagggtgagtaaacagaatttaaattttgggggaactatccctttaacacactctcttttaaaaaaagaaaaaagaaaaaaaactttgttcTATTTAACTCTCCAATCTTGTACTTATCTGGGCAAACTTGGAAATTTGAATTAGATAAAAGCTTCTTCAAAAAGAATAAATATCAATATACAGTcatcccaaaaagtatttggacacttaagccacactttcaAGTGTGTGCATGTACCCATATAAtcaaaattaaaactaatttcaacAGTCCTCTCTAAAGTCTACCTCTTCAACTAAAGGCTGCAACATgcataatatactgtaaaaagagccctgcaaaattatcagtttctctggctttactatttataggtatgtgttttgtgttttgagcatttatttgcagaaaatgacaattggtcaaaaataaataaataaaaaaaaatgcagtgttttcagaccttgaataatgcaaagaaaacaagctcatattcatttttaaacaacacaatactaatgttttaacttaagagtccagaaatcaatatttggtggaataatcctgattttcaatcacagctttcatgcatcttggacATTGCTGTCGGgggactttatgccactcctggtgcaaaaattcaagcagctctgctctgtttgatggcttgtggccatccatcttcctcttgatcacattccagaggttttcaatggggttcaggtctggagactgggctggccatgacagggtcttgatccggtggtcctccatccacaccttgattgacctggctgtgtggcatggagcattgtcctgctggaaaaaacaatcctcagagttggggaacattgtcagagcagaaggaagcatgttttcttccaggataaccttgcacatggcttgattcatgcgtccttcacaaagacgaatctgcccagtTCCAGCCtttctgaagcacccccagatcatcaccgatcctattgtactttttactccactacatttGTCTGACAGCTTTAGTTACTAGTTACTTTTCAGATTACAATTTTTCATACCCTTCCTGTTTTTCTAAGCATATCTCTAAAGAGATGCATGGTTCTCACAGGACAGCGACACTACAAACATATAATGATCTTACAGAATATGATGCATTGTTGTAGATTAAACTACCTAACAGTATATAGTTAAAATTAGCTCAGCCTTAAACATCAACagcagtaaaatgcaaagtacaCATTCATGCAGCAGTAATATTAAtccaaaaacatcatataatagtAAAATACTGACAGGGAACATTTTTCTGCAGAATAAGTACTTTTTATACTTAAAGTAAATTTTGCAAATGATACTTGTAGTGGAGTATTTTCACAGTTTGGTATTgctacttttacttaagtaaaggATCTGAATATTTCTTCCACCACTGGTATTTGCATTCTCTGGAGAGGACCAGGTCATGTTAACCTAATCTATTATTTCAATTTTTACTCCATGTTCGTCAAAAACTGTCGTTACCGGGGAAACCCATCCCAGGTCCAGCTCCGCTCCCTTGCGGGCAGTTCTGCTGCAGTCGCATCTGTTCTCAGAGTTCACTGGTCTAGGAGGAAATGGGAAACATTCTCATAGACCACAAAGGTGATGCAGCAGGCCGGAGTGACTCAGATCAGATTGGGTACCATGCCTTTATAGAACCCAGACAGACCCTCGTTTCTCATTAAAGATGAGGAGGAGAGACAGGTTATGTATTATAGATGAACTGCACCTGCAAAGATTATGCTGCACCAAATGGTTTAATGAATCAGCTTAAGATTCTGCTAATCAGTTTTAGGTTTCACAGTTTTAAGGAAAGTTCCAGGTTCAATCAGCTCTTTCAACAGCATGTGTGACATACTGTCAATTATGCAGAATTAAGGCTTGTCCCTAAGCTGGTAAAAATCATCTGcagtaatgcatttacaatgaaagGGCAATACATTCTGCACTTATAAAGCACTTATAAGCCGCTTTTCCATCATCGGCCCGAACAGTTCTCATCGCAAAACCGTGCCGAACCGGGCCAGCTGTCGCGGTTAagatttctttttccactgtggcaCGTAACAGATCCATCTTTTGGCAACTCCATGAGAGGTAAACACTGGAGCGAGTGCGGCGTGCTCTGGAGGATGATCTCctgttccagtttttaggactgcctTTTTTGCCTGGTTTTACTCTAACACACAGCAAAGTCACGGaccatgtcgcaaaaaggaaagtaaagagaaaaaggcgaGAGGTTTACCACCGGACAggaacatgcagaaaggtaaaagttcccagacttgctaaaaaggatatttatgatttaaaatgttctgtaagtattatattaaaatggtatatgagaatatattgatgtattttaagtttaaatgagctagtaatctacttccctgatgaaaaagACATGTAGAAAAACGAATTTAGtttacaatactagttaaaccggcctgggtagctcagtggtaaaatacgctggctaccacccctggagttcgctagttcgctagttcgaatcccagggtgtgctgagtgactccagccaggtctcctaagcaaccaaattggcccggttgctagggagggtagagtcacatggggtaacctcctcgtggtcgctataatgtggtttgttctcggtggggcgcatggtgaattgcgcgtggttgccgcggtggatggcgtgaagcctccacacgcgctatgtctccgtggcaatgcgctcaacaagccacatgataagatgcgcgggttgactgtctcagacgcggaggcaactgggattcgtcctccgccacccagactgaggcgaatcactatgccaccacgaggacttagagcgcattccaaattgggagaaaaaggggaaaaatcccaaaaaaaaaaaaaaaaatactagttaaaccatcatcataaagtcatgaagatacactaaacgaGTCGGCACATACTAAACccattccaccagcacggttGAGTACAGTGTAGCTAACCGTGCTGAGAATTCCGGGCCGAGAACAGTTTGTAATTGTGCCATGCCAAACTGTGCtccagtggaaatgctactgtaagcGTTCCAtaccgtgctcagaaccattcAGCCCAATGCTGGAAAAGCCAGCACTGATAtgttatcagattacaaaaatcaagttctTAGatgaaattacttttaaaaaatattcataatcagaatacagttacttttttatggattccatgattacatattaatcaggcaacaTCAGCTAATTAATAATTTAAGGATCCCTCTAAttcttcatttttaaatatttctaatcAGCCTACAAGTCTTCGAGAACAGACAAAACAGCGAGTGAAACACGTACACATCATATCAATTCTATTACTTTGATCCATTCAGtatgttttatgcatttaagaAACATTGTAAAAATTATATCCGCTTATCCTACTCtgatgcatgtgacatcaaataaacaagaattaggccagaagtagggctgggtattgatacagatatcAAGATATGCAAATGTCCTTATAAATCTTgttggcaccttggacaaagatactgcatgcaaaatttcaagtaatTCATGCCGACAGTTCCAAAGTTAGAGCCATTAGAAGATTTTTATCATTacagcgccaccaagaggcaaagccacgcaatttttttcatgtgtcctcagactgaccccatacatatgtgtaccaattttagtgataatatctcattccgttcaagagttataacaaTTTATGTAAAAGTCACCACTCACGCTACATACATTTTGGCATGccgtttgacgataaatcaaAATTTCTAAATAATTCTTGAAGTTAATTATTCAGCGGACCTTCTAAccatttttactatttttattttccatcattttggcttttaaaaactgaacaaatccatgtattcaactgacaaatttttgtttaattgaataatttgtagtatttacattgatttattaAACATGtactaaaaccggtactgtctctttaacaaaaccggcatttctgtaaagaatgaGCGCATATAAACgagacagatgagataaagccatttgagtcctgTGTTATGcatgattaaaattaaatgtttatttttttgtttatgatcaatattcatatatttttacccacccctagtcaGAAGTAATCTAAAAGCAATTAccttaaaatgtaatccaagcGATAGTATTACTAACTaaaatttttgtcatgtaatttgtaatcagtgccAGATTTCAATTCAGAattaatctacccagcactgatcACAGATACCATCAATACAGCTTAATTTGTATTTGAActttccagaacattcctttttaaagggatagttcatccaaaaatgtaaactctctcatttactcaccctcatgatatcccaggtgtgtatgactttctttcttcaccaggacacttttaaagaaaaactgaaaaataactcCGCTCAgtgggtccttaaaatgcaagtgaatggagatttctcttttgaatctccaaagatcacagacagtcagcataaacgtcatcgatacgaccCCAGCTGTTAATGTCTTCTTAAAGCAATGCAATcagttttggtgtgaaaaaattaattaatattctagtaatttaactctaaatcatcgctttcGGTAAGCTACATGAGGGTGCagttcaagcggtctctcgtgtgatgtattcacgTTGCCATaatacagaggtaatctcacgttctccactcggttgagacatccaggataaacacacaaatacaacatTGAGTAAAGAAAGAAACCaatcaatacagatctaaaccaaaaccaaccaagatactgtacagcgttcctcctcctcacttgtaaataGCGCTGCTCTTCCGACTGTGACTCACGTGAGTCAGTTCTCgcttgtttcaaatgccaatgcgattacttCACACGCGCTTACCACTGCATAATGGAAGcatgatttaaagtttaaaactggtatcgtatcgatgacgtttatgctggatgtctgtttttttggagcttcaaaaatcagatcaccatccacttgcattttaaggacctactgagccaagatatttttctaattttcttcaaatgtgttctggtgaagaaagaaagtcatacacac comes from the Myxocyprinus asiaticus isolate MX2 ecotype Aquarium Trade chromosome 15, UBuf_Myxa_2, whole genome shotgun sequence genome and includes:
- the LOC127453212 gene encoding collagen triple helix repeat-containing protein 1-like is translated as MGRLKTQVLIIFCLLFVCYGAEKFKNRGLRQKDVDYMEKYSTCLQGPAGTPGKDGNPGVNGIPGSPGVPGRDGAKGQKGDCVTEKFEEPWKPNYKQCAWNSLNYGIDLGKITECTFTKKHADSSLRVLFSGSLRLKCKTACCQRWYFTFNGAECTAPLPVESIIYLDQGSPELNSTINIHRTTSVEGLCEGIRKGLVDVAIWLGTCGDYPHGDASTGWNSVSRMIIEELPLSS